CAGTTCGAGCGCGCGCTCACGCGTCACCCAGCCGCTGCATGTCACCGCGCCGCTCGACTGACCCGGCAGCTCTTCGACGTTGCCGCCGATCCACAGAAACTTAACCGATGGCGCGTGCAAGTCTGTGGCGAGCTTCACAAAGGCTTCATGATTCTTCTGGTACGAAGCGCGGCCGCTCATGCCGATGACGAGCTCGCCGCTCGTCTTCTCGATGCGAGGCGGAATCTCGGCCACGTTCACGCCGTTCTCGATCATCCGTGCGTCGGGCGGCTTGACCTTCGTTTCGATCTCGCGCAACTCGCTCGTTGAACACGCGACGATGGTCCCGCCCATGCGGGCCGCGATCCGCTCGAAGGTGAGATACGCAAACTGCTTGGCAGGCGAAACATCGCGACGCAGAAAGGAGAGTCCGTGCGGCGAGTAAAACACGCGCGCTTCGGGCGCGGCGATGCGCGCGGCGACGCGCCCGAGCACGCCAGCCTTCGATGAATGCAGATGCACGACCGACGGATCGCATTCGCGCAGCGCGCGTGAGAGGTCGCGGACGCCGACAAAGTCGTTCTTCGGATGCACTTCGCGGCACATGCTGACGTGCCTGAGTCTTACTGCGGGGTGAAATAGCTTGTCGAAATTCTCTGGGGTTTCCTGGCGGATGGAATGAAGGATCGTTACGCCGACTCCTGCGGCCGCTGCGCGATTCGAAAGCTGGGTGAGCATCGAGAGAACCCCGCCTCCGAACGCTTCTGTTATATGGACGATCTCTTTCATATATGACTCTTCGAATAGCGTATTACCGTGCGCCCCGCGGTAATCGCATTGGAGAAGAACAGCGGTCTTGTCGTTATCAATGGTCGGTAACCCACATATCGCCATGTCGAGCATGCTCTGACGTCAAGGGCGCATCCACGTTCAAAGGAAAACACAAAAAACGAGATTCGGCGCGCGGCATCGCTAACCGAGTGTGGTTTCGACCACTCGGTCCGCGTGCACCTTGCATGCGATCGAACTCATCGCCTCCTCGTGCGTCTTGCGCGTTATTTCCTCAACATCGGCGAACGCGTGATCCCCGCCGGAACTGCACTGTTCGTCCGCACAGGCGAGCCCGGTAAAGCGCCAACTCACTTCTTTCCGGTGGACAAGGCAGGACCATCAGCGCGCACAGTCACGCGACCGATGGCTTGGGTGTGCCTAAGTATCCGTACCGGACGTAAAGCCCATCTGTCATTGATTCATGGCCTTACCGGCTTGTCGACGTGCACGCTGACAAGCGCGGGCATGTCTTGCATTCCCGCGTTCGGCCATTCCAGGCGGACTTTACTGATGAGGGTGAAGTCAATTGACTTCGGGTTCTGTCTTGATGTCGGACATGGTCCGTTGCGCGAAGGCGATTTCGCATACGTCCAGCAGGATACGGAGATCCTTGACCGGCACCGCAGCGGATTGCATACGCAGGTTTTCAGCGCGCTCAACGAGTCTTTGCACGCGCTCGAACGATAGGTCGTCTGGTTTCATGCCGCCGCTCACAATAAGGATTGATACCTAGTACCATAAGCCCCGAAATGTCTTCCGTCCGTGCGCTATCCCACATACACCGGTGCAACTTTCGGAGTAGCGGGCGAGCGCGCCGCCATAGCCTGACAGGGCGACATGCACGTTTGGCATGTCACCGTGAAATTTTTATAGCAGGACAGATGACGCAAGGTCGGGGTGCGAAGGAAAACCGGGGCGATCAGACTGAACAGCCCACGCATAGATGCAGGAAACGGGCCAGGGCTTCAACCTGCGCCCCCCGGCGTCATGGGGCGCTTGAGCAAAGGCACGCCTTCGAGATGCAGCGTGAAGGCCATGGCCGCCGCTATCGCCGTTTCAACGATGAGGACCGTCGCTGCCGCGCCCTGTTCGCCGAAGAGCACGGCAAGCACTGCAAGCAGGCTGAAGTTCAAAATTGCGGAGCCGATCAGTACGCGGCTGAAGTGTGACTTCATGCCGAGCGGAAGCATGGTCTGAACGCCGAAGAGATCGGTCAGTCCGGACATCAGCGGTACGAACGCCATCCAGCGCAGCACGTCGACCGTCGGTCCGAACTGCGGGCCGTACAGCAGCTTCACGGCGAGCGGGGCGCCGAAGAAGATGCCGACGGAGATGAGCGAAACGATGGTGCCTTGCACGACGAACATCTTGCGCAAGAAGGCAAAGGCATCCTCGCGTGCATGGTGCATCAGGAAGCTCACGCGCGGATAAGCCGCTGTCTTGAGCGGTCGAAGCATGTTCAGCGCCGCACGTATCAGCTTGTCGGCTGCTGCGAAGTAACCGCCTGCCACGTTGCCCGAGATGAACGTCAAGAGCACGATGTTGCTCGACGCATAGATGTCCACGAGCGATGTCGCCATGAAGACGCTCCATCCGTCCTTGAGCCGATCGATGACCGTCTTGAGCGACACATGAACGAAGTCGATATCGCGTCGAAAGTACAGGTAAATGCAAATGGCGATACCCGAGCCGAGCGGCACGAGCGTG
This genomic interval from Caballeronia sp. LZ062 contains the following:
- a CDS encoding glycosyltransferase gives rise to the protein MKEIVHITEAFGGGVLSMLTQLSNRAAAAGVGVTILHSIRQETPENFDKLFHPAVRLRHVSMCREVHPKNDFVGVRDLSRALRECDPSVVHLHSSKAGVLGRVAARIAAPEARVFYSPHGLSFLRRDVSPAKQFAYLTFERIAARMGGTIVACSTSELREIETKVKPPDARMIENGVNVAEIPPRIEKTSGELVIGMSGRASYQKNHEAFVKLATDLHAPSVKFLWIGGNVEELPGQSSGAVTCSGWVTRERALELTSELDIYVQTSRWEGMPIALIEAQVAGIPAVVTDVVGNRDVVQHGVTGFVAKTAEEMEGYIVRLRDDGELRARMGAVARASAYKRFSMETIFRQWLSMYEFGSDRPSREPLGTNDVASYETSSDSQF
- a CDS encoding flippase, yielding MASFRKNFTILMTLQVSTYLAPLLTLPWLARVLGPSEYGRLSFAMAFTAYFITLTNFSFSLTATPKISINRDNRAMRSQIFWETMYAQIALSALGFLVLLVLTFVVPTLAENRQLLLVGFGMAIGSMLIPTWYFQGVEDLGVISALVFVGRALSIPAMYLFVRHHDDVNNAMLVNTLVPLGSGIAICIYLYFRRDIDFVHVSLKTVIDRLKDGWSVFMATSLVDIYASSNIVLLTFISGNVAGGYFAAADKLIRAALNMLRPLKTAAYPRVSFLMHHAREDAFAFLRKMFVVQGTIVSLISVGIFFGAPLAVKLLYGPQFGPTVDVLRWMAFVPLMSGLTDLFGVQTMLPLGMKSHFSRVLIGSAILNFSLLAVLAVLFGEQGAAATVLIVETAIAAAMAFTLHLEGVPLLKRPMTPGGAG